CGCCTCATGCGCTCCTCCGCGCCCAGCGGGGGAGCCAGAAGAAGCGGGAGAAAAAGCGTCCCCCCAGGGTGATCCAGGCGGCCCGCGCCGGGGCGTCGGCCTGGTAGAGGCGCTCGATCTCCTCCCGGTGCCGGGCCGCGACCACGGCCCGCCGGATCTTGAGCGTCGGGGTCATCTCCCCGGCGGCGAGGCTGAAGGGCTCCTGGAGGAACAGGATGCGGCGGACCTTCTCGTGCGGGGCGCAGTCCGCGGTCAGCCGGTCGAGGTCGCCGAGGAGGAGGAGCTCCGTCCGGGAATCCTTGAGGATATCGGCCCCGTCCCCCCCGATCCCGGCCTCGGCCGCCCGGGCCCGGAGCACTTCCTCCCGGGGGACCACCAGGGCGGCGAGGTAGGCGCGCCCCTCGCCCACGATGACCACGTCCCGGATGGCCGGATGGCGGCGGATCCTCTCCTCCAGCCCCCTGGGGGCGATCTTCTTCCCGGCCCCCGTCACCAGGAGGTCCTTCTTCCGGTCGGTGATGACCAGAAACCCGGCCTCGTCCAGGTGGCCGAGGTCGCCCGTGTGCAGCCATCCGTCCTTCAGGGCGGCCCGGCTGGCCCGGGACTTGCGCCAGTAGCCGGCCATCACGTTGGCCCCCCGGACCAGGATCTCCCCGTCCTCCGCCACCTTCACCTCCACCCCGGGCAGCGGCGGCCCCACGGTCCCCAGGCGCACCGCGCCCGGACGGTTCAGGCTGACCACGGGGGAAGTCTCGGTGAGGCCGTACCCCTCGTACACGGGGAGGCCCAGGGCGTGGAAGAAGGCCCCGACTTCCACGGGGAGGGGCGCGCCGCCCGAAACGAAGAGCCGGAGCCGCCCGCCCAGGGCGGCGCGGACGCGGGATCCGACCAGCCTGTCGGCGACGGCGGCCTTCAGCCGGAGCGGGAGGGCAGGGGTCTGCCCCGCCTGCTTCGCAGCGAAGGCCGCCTGCCCCACGGCCAGGCCCCACTTGAAGAGGCGCTGGAGGGGAGCGGGCCGGCCCTCGGCTTCACCCAGGATCTTCGCCCGCAGCCGCTCGT
Above is a genomic segment from Candidatus Methylomirabilis sp. containing:
- a CDS encoding long-chain fatty acid--CoA ligase, translated to MTLLDIYQKALARPPRAPFLRAKQGGGYQDVTAGDFSRQGEALAASLAALGVRQGDRVAILSENRPEWLLSDYALVRLRAVSVPLHATLPVAQVQAILRDAGTHLILVSTASQREKVGRPSWLTRPPAVIVFEPAAARPGDRVLADLLTRTESHPRAGEEPKADDLATLIYTSGTTGEPKGVMLTHGNLAANLVALQALAPLGPADVALSFLPLSHVLERIAGTYLVLLCGGVVAFAEGFDALVHNIREVRPTLMVGVPLFYERLRAKILGEAEGRPAPLQRLFKWGLAVGQAAFAAKQAGQTPALPLRLKAAVADRLVGSRVRAALGGRLRLFVSGGAPLPVEVGAFFHALGLPVYEGYGLTETSPVVSLNRPGAVRLGTVGPPLPGVEVKVAEDGEILVRGANVMAGYWRKSRASRAALKDGWLHTGDLGHLDEAGFLVITDRKKDLLVTGAGKKIAPRGLEERIRRHPAIRDVVIVGEGRAYLAALVVPREEVLRARAAEAGIGGDGADILKDSRTELLLLGDLDRLTADCAPHEKVRRILFLQEPFSLAAGEMTPTLKIRRAVVAARHREEIERLYQADAPARAAWITLGGRFFSRFFWLPRWARRSA